The window ACTAGATTTAATCTGTTTCTCAACATAATTCGTTTCTGAGAAAGTAAGAGGATAAAGTGAAAATTGAGAGTACCTCGGGGAGTTTCTTCCGGAAGACAACATCAAGCCTTGCATCTAGTGTGTTCTCACAGACAATTTTACCATCTCTAGATGCCAAGACAACACCTCCAGAGCTGAAGCACCGAAAGTATTTGGTTAGTGGAGACTCAAGTTAATAGATTTAAGTAAAGAGGAACAAGTTTCTAATtcgaaaattataatatttaaaaCGCAGACAAAAACTTAAAAATGAATGAATGTTAGCTGTCGGAAGAAGTTATAGAAATATAAGCCCATTACATTCACAAAAGAAATTTAAGTTAAGAAGACAGTCATGAAGCTAAAAACTAAACTACTAAACTCGATTATCAAGCATAACTTCCATGGTTCATGGTATGTGCAATCCAACAAAGAAGTGGAGTGGATTGAACACAATTTTGGAGGTATCAGTGTAAATCTCTATAGAGTCAGCTTATTTTAACTGGAGCAGATACACTAGACAGaaaaatataacaagaaagaaattcAAAGGTCTATCAGACATCAGGATGTCAATCATATTGAGTATAAACCTCAATCATGTAATAAATAAAGAGTTTCAGCATGTTACATTGTTATAGGATGCTGTTTATTCCAGCTGTTATCCAGGATTTGAAGCAGGCACAAAATAACCATAAAAAAATAGGCACCataataacttaaattaactGAAAGACACATCTATTACTAAGAATTAATGAGTGGTTTACAAATTCATGACATAATATAATTGATCATTTTAATCAGTATATTACTTCTTTTTTTCTTTGAAAGctttaacaacaacaacaacaacaacaaaattaTATCAGGGCCTGAATTCCACGTAGCATACAGGTAAAAGAAGGATAAGCAGCTCCATGATTTTAATACTTTGAGTCTCAGTATAAtatggaaagaaaaaaaataccaaTATGAGCCATGAGCATTCTTAGGATTCAGAGGTGGTGGCAAGAAAATGTTCTTGTCTATCCCAATGTCAGGAGGATTTGCACTTGATTTGTCGGCATATTCTTTCTTTGCCAAGGTTAAAACAGATTCCACAAGGTCAAGGTCATCTTTGCGACAACGCAATACAACGGCTGGTTCTTTCAGTCTTAGCAAGCTCTGCATGGCAAAACATTAGTGGTGTTTCTACCCCAAAACTTGTaaaatgcaaaaaaggaaagacgAAACAAATAAAAGAAGTCAACTTATTTTCATGCTAATCAGTAAGTATGCCctttaggttaaaaaaaataattctgaAGTACATTTGAATGTTTGCTAACATCTAATATAGATATTGTTTTTTAGAATAGCTATCTTTCTAGATGATTGATCAGATAAGAATCAGAAAGAAATGTCTGAATTGCATCTGTCCTAAAGTTACCTGGACTATCAGATCTTTCAGGAGCTTTGCATAAGCTTTCCGGTTGTTGCTCACAAGCAGGAGCTCTTTTGCTG is drawn from Zingiber officinale cultivar Zhangliang chromosome 1B, Zo_v1.1, whole genome shotgun sequence and contains these coding sequences:
- the LOC121971686 gene encoding V-type proton ATPase subunit E-like, whose translation is MNDADVSNQILQMVRFIRQEAEEKANEINVAAEEEFNIEKLQLLEADRKKIRQEYERKQKQIEIRKKIEYSMQLNASRIKVLQAQDGLVNSMKEVAAKELLLVSNNRKAYAKLLKDLIVQSLLRLKEPAVVLRCRKDDLDLVESVLTLAKKEYADKSSANPPDIGIDKNIFLPPPLNPKNAHGSYCSGGVVLASRDGKIVCENTLDARLDVVFRKKLPEIRKHLFDQTVA